A region of Bacillus cabrialesii DNA encodes the following proteins:
- a CDS encoding ABC transporter ATP-binding protein: MAVTISIKEKAFDHEGRKTTVLENIQLSIAPGEFLTVIGPSGCGKSTLLKIIAGLDSDYDGSVDINGRSVTAPGIQQGFIFQEHRLFPWLTVEQNIAADLNLKDPKVKQKVDELIEIVRLKGAEKAYPRELSGGMSQRVAIARALLREPEVLLLDEPFGALDAFTRKHLQDVLLEIWRRKKTTMILVTHDIDESVYLGNELAILKAKPGNIHKLMPISLAYPRNRTTPDFQAIRQKVLSEFEKTEELEYAEGSGI; encoded by the coding sequence GTGGCTGTGACCATCAGCATCAAAGAAAAGGCATTTGACCATGAAGGCCGCAAAACAACGGTCTTGGAGAACATTCAATTATCAATCGCACCAGGTGAATTTCTAACGGTCATTGGACCGAGCGGGTGCGGAAAAAGCACTCTGTTAAAGATTATTGCAGGGCTTGATTCTGATTATGACGGGAGTGTTGACATTAACGGACGCAGCGTAACAGCTCCGGGTATCCAGCAAGGATTTATTTTTCAGGAGCACCGCCTCTTTCCATGGCTGACGGTTGAGCAGAATATTGCCGCTGATTTGAACTTGAAAGATCCAAAAGTCAAACAGAAGGTGGATGAACTGATCGAGATTGTCAGATTGAAAGGAGCGGAGAAAGCATATCCTCGAGAGCTGTCAGGCGGTATGTCACAAAGAGTGGCCATCGCACGGGCTCTTCTGCGGGAGCCTGAGGTGCTGCTTTTAGATGAACCGTTTGGCGCGCTCGACGCTTTTACAAGAAAACACCTGCAGGACGTCCTGCTGGAGATATGGCGGAGGAAAAAAACAACAATGATTCTCGTTACTCATGATATAGATGAATCTGTTTATTTAGGAAATGAGCTTGCGATTCTTAAGGCCAAACCGGGGAACATCCATAAGCTGATGCCCATTTCTTTGGCGTATCCGCGAAACAGGACGACGCCGGATTTCCAAGCGATCAGACAGAAAGTGCTGTCGGAATTCGAGAAAACAGAAGAACTAGAGTACGCTGAAGGATCAGGGATATAG
- the ssuD gene encoding FMNH2-dependent alkanesulfonate monooxygenase yields the protein MEILWFIPTHGDARYLGSESDGRTADHLYFKQVAQAADRLGYTGVLLPTGRSCEDPWLTASALAEETKDLKFLVAVRPGLMQPSLAARMTSTLDRISDGRLLINVVAGGDPYELAGDGLFISHDERYEATDEFLTVWRRLLQGETVSYEGKHIKVENSNLLFPPQQAPHPPIYFGGSSQAGIEAAAKHTDVYLTWGEPPEQVKEKIERVKKQAEKEGRSVRFGIRLHVIARETEHEAWEAAERLISHLDDDTIAKAQAALSRYDSSGQQRMAVLHQGDRTKLEISPNLWAGIGLVRGGAGTALVGDPQTIADRMAEYQALGIESFIFSGYPHLEEAYYFAELVFPLLPFENERTRRLQNKRGEAVGNTYFVKEKNASV from the coding sequence ATGGAAATTCTTTGGTTTATACCGACTCATGGAGACGCGAGATATTTAGGATCTGAAAGCGATGGGCGGACTGCGGATCATCTTTACTTTAAACAAGTCGCGCAGGCGGCTGACAGGCTGGGGTATACGGGTGTTCTTCTGCCGACGGGAAGATCGTGCGAGGACCCGTGGCTTACAGCATCGGCTTTGGCAGAAGAAACAAAGGATTTAAAATTTTTAGTCGCGGTAAGACCCGGTTTAATGCAGCCTTCTCTGGCAGCCAGAATGACATCCACCTTAGACCGCATTTCAGACGGCCGCTTGCTGATCAATGTTGTGGCAGGAGGCGATCCATACGAGCTGGCGGGTGATGGCCTGTTTATCAGCCATGATGAACGCTATGAAGCGACAGACGAATTTTTAACCGTTTGGCGGAGGCTTTTGCAGGGAGAAACGGTTTCCTATGAAGGAAAGCATATAAAAGTGGAAAACAGCAATCTGCTCTTCCCGCCGCAGCAAGCGCCGCATCCGCCTATCTATTTCGGAGGATCGTCGCAGGCGGGGATTGAAGCTGCCGCTAAGCATACAGATGTGTACTTGACGTGGGGCGAGCCGCCTGAACAAGTAAAAGAAAAGATTGAGAGAGTCAAAAAACAAGCGGAAAAAGAAGGGAGATCCGTTCGCTTCGGCATTAGGCTGCATGTCATTGCCCGTGAAACCGAACATGAGGCGTGGGAAGCTGCTGAGCGCTTGATCAGCCACTTGGATGATGACACCATCGCCAAAGCGCAGGCAGCTTTAAGCCGCTACGATTCTTCAGGCCAGCAGCGGATGGCCGTCCTTCATCAAGGCGATCGGACAAAGCTTGAAATCAGCCCGAATTTATGGGCGGGGATCGGCCTTGTCAGAGGCGGGGCAGGAACAGCTCTTGTCGGTGATCCGCAGACGATTGCCGATCGGATGGCGGAATACCAGGCACTCGGCATAGAATCGTTTATTTTCTCCGGCTATCCGCACTTAGAAGAAGCGTATTATTTTGCGGAGCTTGTGTTTCCGCTGTTGCCATTTGAAAATGAGCGGACGAGAAGGCTTCAGAACAAAAGAGGAGAAGCCGTAGGGAACACTTATTTTGTCAAAGAGAAAAATGCGTCAGTTTAA
- the thiC gene encoding phosphomethylpyrimidine synthase ThiC produces the protein MQNNSVQQANISIMSSFSGSKKVYVEGSSSDIQVPMREIALSPTTGSFGEEENAPVRVYDTSGPYTDPDVTINIEEGLKPLRQKWITKRGDVEEYEGRAIKPEDNGYKKANPNVSYPGLKRKPLRAKTGQNVTQMHYAKKGIITPEMEFIAIREHVSPEFVRDEVASGRAIIPSNINHPESEPMIIGRNFHVKINANIGNSAVTSSIEEEVEKMTWAIRWGADTMMDLSTGKDIHTTREWIIRNCPVPVGTVPIYQALEKVNGIAEDLTWEIYRDTLIEQAEQGVDYFTIHAGVLLRYVPLTAKRTTGIVSRGGAIMAQWCLAHHQESFLYTHFEDICEIMKTYDIAFSLGDGLRPGSIADANDEAQFAELETLGELTQIAWKHDVQVMIEGPGHVPMHKIKENVDKQMDICKEAPFYTLGPLTTDIAPGYDHITSAIGAAMIGWYGTAMLCYVTPKEHLGLPNRDDVREGVITYKIAAHAADLAKGHPGAQIRDDALSKARFEFRWRDQFHLSLDPERALEYHDETLPAEGAKTAHFCSMCGPKFCSMRISQDIRDYAKDKELGEWDAIQEGMKEKAEEFVNQGSQLYK, from the coding sequence ATGCAAAACAATTCAGTGCAGCAAGCCAATATTTCCATTATGTCGAGTTTTTCGGGGAGCAAGAAAGTGTATGTGGAGGGTTCTTCTTCGGACATCCAAGTGCCGATGAGGGAAATCGCATTGAGTCCGACGACAGGATCGTTCGGTGAAGAGGAAAACGCGCCTGTGCGTGTCTATGATACAAGCGGCCCTTATACAGATCCTGATGTGACGATTAATATTGAAGAAGGATTAAAGCCGCTTCGGCAAAAATGGATCACAAAGCGCGGCGATGTTGAAGAATATGAAGGACGAGCGATAAAACCAGAGGATAACGGTTATAAAAAAGCAAATCCAAACGTAAGTTACCCAGGACTAAAGCGGAAGCCGCTGCGGGCGAAAACAGGTCAAAATGTCACACAAATGCATTATGCCAAAAAGGGGATCATTACGCCAGAGATGGAGTTTATCGCAATTCGCGAGCACGTGTCTCCCGAATTTGTCAGAGATGAGGTAGCGAGCGGCCGGGCGATCATTCCTTCAAATATTAATCATCCTGAAAGTGAACCGATGATTATCGGCCGGAATTTCCATGTGAAGATTAATGCGAATATCGGGAATTCAGCTGTTACGTCATCCATTGAAGAAGAAGTAGAAAAAATGACGTGGGCCATCCGCTGGGGAGCGGATACGATGATGGATCTTTCTACCGGAAAAGACATCCATACGACCCGTGAATGGATTATCCGCAATTGTCCTGTGCCTGTGGGAACTGTTCCGATTTATCAGGCACTTGAAAAAGTAAACGGCATAGCGGAGGATTTAACGTGGGAGATTTACCGGGACACGCTGATCGAGCAAGCAGAGCAGGGAGTGGATTATTTTACGATTCACGCGGGTGTTTTGCTGCGGTATGTGCCCCTGACTGCCAAACGGACAACTGGAATCGTGTCACGCGGAGGAGCGATTATGGCGCAGTGGTGTCTGGCTCATCATCAGGAAAGCTTTTTATATACTCATTTTGAAGACATCTGTGAGATCATGAAAACGTATGATATTGCTTTTTCTCTTGGGGACGGGCTTCGCCCCGGATCAATCGCTGATGCAAATGACGAAGCACAGTTTGCCGAATTAGAGACTCTCGGAGAACTGACGCAAATTGCCTGGAAGCATGATGTTCAGGTAATGATTGAAGGGCCGGGGCATGTGCCTATGCATAAAATCAAAGAGAACGTCGATAAACAAATGGACATTTGCAAAGAAGCGCCTTTTTACACATTGGGGCCGCTGACGACAGATATTGCGCCGGGCTATGACCATATTACTTCAGCGATCGGAGCTGCGATGATCGGCTGGTATGGAACAGCAATGCTATGTTATGTAACGCCGAAGGAGCATTTGGGGCTGCCTAACCGTGATGATGTTCGTGAAGGAGTCATTACATATAAAATTGCTGCGCACGCGGCAGACCTTGCAAAAGGGCATCCTGGCGCGCAAATACGGGATGATGCGTTATCGAAAGCCCGCTTTGAATTCCGCTGGCGCGACCAGTTTCATTTATCTCTTGATCCGGAAAGAGCACTTGAATATCATGATGAAACCCTGCCGGCTGAAGGAGCAAAAACCGCTCATTTCTGTTCAATGTGCGGACCGAAGTTTTGCAGCATGAGAATTTCTCAGGATATTCGTGATTATGCGAAGGATAAAGAGCTTGGAGAATGGGATGCGATTCAAGAGGGGATGAAAGAAAAAGCAGAAGAATTTGTGAATCAAGGCAGCCAGCTGTATAAATAA
- the spo0M gene encoding sporulation control protein Spo0M produces MSFFKKLAASAGIGAAKVDTILEKDAYYPGEEVRGTVHVRGGKIAQDIRYIDVQLNTQYVIVKDDEEQRKYATIHSFRVTGSFTIQPGEEHQFPFSFTLPLDTPITVGKVEVAVVTDLDIQGGIDKSDHDRIFVEAHPWIESVLEAIENLGFRLNEADCEQAPYFQRRLPFVQEFEFIPTSGYYRQMLDELELIFLLDEHGLDIIFEVDRRARGLRGWLEEMYNDGEQLVRVRFSQSELEDIEGLEEVLEEIIDQYAE; encoded by the coding sequence ATGTCATTTTTTAAGAAACTTGCGGCAAGTGCGGGAATCGGTGCGGCAAAAGTAGATACGATTTTAGAGAAAGACGCCTATTATCCAGGAGAAGAAGTACGGGGAACTGTCCATGTCAGAGGCGGGAAAATCGCTCAGGACATCCGCTATATTGACGTCCAGCTTAACACACAGTACGTCATTGTAAAAGACGATGAAGAGCAACGTAAATACGCTACCATTCATTCTTTCCGTGTTACTGGCTCATTCACCATTCAGCCTGGAGAAGAGCATCAATTTCCGTTCTCATTCACCCTCCCTCTTGATACACCGATCACTGTAGGTAAAGTAGAGGTCGCCGTGGTGACAGACCTTGATATCCAAGGCGGTATTGATAAATCCGACCATGACCGTATTTTTGTTGAAGCTCACCCTTGGATTGAAAGTGTGCTGGAAGCAATCGAAAACCTGGGCTTCCGTCTTAACGAAGCAGACTGCGAACAAGCGCCTTACTTCCAACGCCGCCTTCCGTTCGTTCAAGAATTTGAGTTCATTCCGACATCAGGCTACTATCGTCAAATGCTTGATGAATTAGAGCTTATTTTCCTTCTAGATGAACACGGTTTAGACATTATTTTCGAAGTCGACCGCAGGGCAAGAGGACTGCGAGGATGGCTGGAAGAGATGTATAATGACGGTGAACAGCTCGTACGTGTCCGATTCAGCCAATCAGAGCTTGAAGATATAGAAGGTCTTGAAGAGGTGTTAGAAGAGATCATAGACCAATACGCTGAGTGA
- the rpsN gene encoding 30S ribosomal protein S14: MAKKSKVAKELKRQQLVEQYAAMRRELKEKGDYEALSKLPRDSAPGRLHNRCMVTGRPRGYMRKFKMSRIAFRELAHKGQIPGVKKASW; this comes from the coding sequence TTGGCTAAAAAATCAAAAGTGGCAAAAGAGTTAAAACGGCAGCAGCTTGTTGAACAATACGCTGCTATGAGACGTGAATTAAAAGAAAAAGGAGATTACGAGGCACTCAGCAAGCTGCCGAGAGATTCAGCACCGGGAAGGCTCCATAATCGCTGCATGGTAACGGGGCGCCCGAGAGGATATATGAGGAAGTTTAAAATGTCCAGAATCGCTTTCAGGGAGCTGGCCCATAAAGGCCAGATTCCCGGTGTGAAAAAAGCGAGCTGGTGA
- a CDS encoding aliphatic sulfonate ABC transporter substrate-binding protein, which yields MKKGLIVLVAVFFLLAGCGANGASGGNKQLKEIRIGIQQSLSPLLIAKEKGWFEDAFEKEGIKVKWVEFQSGPPQFEGLAANKLDFSQVGNSPVISGQAAGIDFKEIGLSQDGLKANGILVNQNSGIQDVKDLKGKKIAVAKGSSGFDFLYKALDQVGLSARDVTIIQLQPDEAASAFENGSVDAWSIWEPYLSLETIKHGAKILVNGESTDLYSPGFTLVRTKFAKEHPDEVVRFLKVFNKAVVWQKEHLDEAADLYANIKDIDKEVVENVLKNTEPLNEVIRDDIVKAQQETADFQYRTKAIDKKIDVKEVVDNTFIKKALKESSAGGDQ from the coding sequence ATGAAAAAAGGACTCATTGTATTGGTTGCCGTTTTCTTTCTGCTGGCAGGCTGCGGAGCAAATGGAGCCAGCGGCGGCAACAAACAATTGAAAGAAATTCGAATCGGTATTCAGCAAAGCTTGAGCCCGCTTTTGATTGCGAAGGAGAAAGGCTGGTTTGAGGATGCATTTGAAAAAGAAGGCATTAAAGTGAAATGGGTGGAGTTTCAAAGCGGTCCGCCTCAATTTGAAGGCCTTGCGGCAAATAAACTGGATTTCTCTCAAGTCGGCAATTCGCCTGTGATCTCAGGCCAAGCGGCAGGCATTGATTTTAAAGAAATCGGTCTATCTCAGGACGGGTTGAAAGCGAACGGCATCCTTGTGAATCAAAACAGCGGCATTCAGGACGTCAAGGACTTAAAGGGAAAGAAAATTGCAGTCGCCAAAGGCAGCAGCGGTTTTGATTTTCTTTATAAAGCACTTGATCAAGTGGGGTTGTCAGCCCGTGATGTGACGATCATTCAGCTTCAGCCAGATGAAGCGGCTTCCGCGTTTGAAAACGGATCTGTTGATGCCTGGTCCATTTGGGAGCCCTACTTGTCTTTAGAAACAATCAAACACGGAGCAAAAATCCTTGTGAACGGGGAAAGCACAGACTTATATTCACCGGGATTTACTCTAGTGAGAACAAAGTTTGCAAAAGAGCATCCAGACGAAGTGGTCCGTTTTTTGAAAGTGTTTAATAAGGCCGTTGTGTGGCAAAAGGAACATCTGGATGAAGCGGCGGACTTGTATGCAAATATAAAAGATATCGATAAAGAGGTCGTTGAAAATGTGCTGAAAAATACTGAGCCTCTGAATGAGGTCATTCGTGACGACATTGTGAAAGCGCAGCAGGAGACAGCGGATTTTCAATATCGAACGAAGGCGATAGACAAGAAGATCGATGTGAAAGAGGTAGTGGATAACACATTTATTAAAAAAGCGTTAAAGGAAAGTTCCGCAGGAGGTGATCAATAA
- the katA gene encoding catalase KatA, giving the protein MSSNKLTTSWGAPVGDNQNSMTAGSRGPTLIQDVHLLEKLAHFNRERVPERVVHAKGAGAHGYFEVTNDVTKHTKAAFLSEVGKRTPLFIRFSTVAGELGSADTVRDPRGFAVKFYTEEGNYDIVGNNTPVFFIRDAIKFPDFIHTQKRDPKTHLKNPTAVWDFWSLSPESLHQVTILMSDRGIPATLRHMHGFGSHTFKWTNAEGEGVWIKYHFKTEQGVKNLDVNTAAKIAGENPDYHTEDLFNAIENGDFPAWKLYVQIMPLEDANTYRFDPFDVTKVWSQKDYPLIEVGRMVLDRNPENYFAEVEQATFSPGTLVPGIDVSPDKMLQGRLFAYHDAHRYRVGANHQALPINRARNEVNNYQRDGQMRFDNNGGGSVYYEPNSFGGPKESPEDKQAAYPVQGIADSVSYDHNDHYTQAGDLYRLMSEDERARLVENIVNAMKPVAKEEIKLRQIEHFYKADPEYGKRIAEGLGLPIKKDA; this is encoded by the coding sequence ATGAGTTCAAATAAACTGACAACTAGCTGGGGCGCTCCAGTTGGAGATAATCAAAATTCGATGACTGCCGGTTCTCGCGGACCAACTTTAATCCAAGATGTCCATTTACTCGAAAAATTGGCTCATTTCAACAGAGAACGTGTTCCTGAACGTGTCGTTCACGCCAAAGGAGCAGGCGCACACGGATATTTTGAAGTGACAAACGATGTCACAAAACACACGAAAGCCGCTTTCCTTTCTGAAGTCGGTAAACGCACACCGTTGTTCATCCGTTTCTCAACAGTTGCCGGTGAACTTGGCTCGGCTGATACAGTTCGCGACCCGCGCGGCTTTGCTGTTAAATTTTACACTGAAGAAGGAAACTACGACATCGTCGGGAACAATACACCGGTATTCTTCATCCGCGATGCGATTAAGTTCCCTGATTTCATCCATACACAAAAAAGAGATCCAAAAACACACTTGAAAAACCCTACAGCTGTATGGGATTTCTGGTCACTTTCACCAGAATCACTGCACCAAGTGACAATCCTGATGTCTGACCGCGGAATTCCTGCGACACTTCGCCACATGCATGGCTTCGGAAGTCATACATTCAAATGGACAAATGCCGAAGGCGAAGGCGTCTGGATTAAATATCACTTTAAAACAGAACAAGGCGTGAAAAACCTTGATGTCAATACGGCAGCTAAAATAGCCGGTGAAAACCCTGATTACCATACAGAAGACCTTTTCAACGCAATCGAAAACGGCGATTTCCCCGCATGGAAACTATATGTGCAAATTATGCCTTTAGAAGATGCAAATACGTATCGCTTCGATCCATTTGATGTCACAAAAGTTTGGTCTCAAAAAGACTATCCGTTAATCGAGGTCGGACGCATGGTTCTAGACAGAAATCCTGAAAACTACTTTGCAGAAGTAGAACAAGCGACATTCTCACCTGGAACACTCGTGCCTGGTATTGATGTATCTCCGGATAAAATGCTTCAAGGCCGGCTGTTTGCTTATCATGATGCGCACCGCTACCGTGTCGGCGCAAACCATCAAGCGCTGCCAATCAACCGCGCACGCAACGAAGTGAACAATTATCAGCGTGACGGACAAATGCGCTTTGACAATAATGGCGGCGGATCTGTTTATTACGAGCCTAATAGCTTTGGCGGCCCGAAAGAGTCACCTGAGGATAAACAAGCAGCATATCCGGTACAAGGAATTGCTGACAGCGTAAGCTACGATCACAACGACCACTACACACAAGCCGGCGATCTCTATCGTTTAATGAGCGAGGATGAGCGCGCCCGCCTTGTTGAAAATATTGTCAACGCCATGAAGCCTGTAGCAAAAGAAGAAATCAAACTTCGCCAAATCGAGCATTTCTACAAAGCGGATCCTGAATACGGAAAACGTATTGCAGAAGGCCTTGGATTGCCGATTAAAAAAGATGCTTAA
- a CDS encoding helix-turn-helix transcriptional regulator: MKNKVKELRARFGYSQEKLGETVGVTRQTVAAIEKGDYVPSLLLALKICKAFSMKMEDVFWLEEEN, encoded by the coding sequence ATGAAAAATAAAGTAAAAGAGCTGAGGGCACGCTTCGGCTATTCTCAGGAAAAACTCGGAGAAACAGTCGGCGTCACAAGACAGACTGTGGCAGCTATCGAAAAAGGCGATTATGTTCCCTCACTGTTGCTAGCACTGAAAATCTGCAAAGCTTTCTCTATGAAAATGGAGGATGTCTTTTGGTTAGAGGAGGAGAATTAA
- a CDS encoding Type 1 glutamine amidotransferase-like domain-containing protein gives MKQIISMGGGGFSMEAENLSLDQYIINQSERKSPRICFLPTASGDSQSYVQRFYDAFQTLDCVPSHLSLFKPPSTDVTSFLMEKDVIYVGGGNTRNMLVLWKEWGLDLILREAWKNGVVLAGLSVGAICWFEEGVTDSAGPLTSMKSLGFLQGSFCPHYDGEKDRRPIYHQLISNKFLCDGYAADDGAALHFVNDQLVQTVSSRPGAKAYRVMMGEHGISETPLQVKYLD, from the coding sequence ATGAAACAGATTATATCGATGGGCGGCGGGGGATTTTCGATGGAGGCGGAAAATTTGTCTCTCGATCAATATATCATCAATCAATCAGAGCGGAAATCACCTCGTATTTGTTTTTTGCCGACGGCGAGTGGTGATTCCCAAAGCTATGTTCAGCGGTTTTATGATGCATTTCAAACACTCGATTGTGTGCCGTCTCATTTATCGCTGTTTAAGCCGCCGTCAACAGATGTAACTTCTTTTCTTATGGAAAAGGACGTGATATATGTCGGCGGGGGAAATACGCGGAATATGCTTGTGTTGTGGAAGGAGTGGGGGCTGGATCTTATTCTCCGGGAAGCATGGAAGAACGGTGTGGTTTTAGCTGGATTAAGTGTCGGTGCGATCTGCTGGTTTGAAGAAGGGGTGACAGATTCAGCCGGGCCGCTGACAAGTATGAAAAGTTTAGGTTTTCTGCAAGGGAGCTTTTGCCCTCATTATGACGGTGAAAAGGATCGGAGACCGATATATCATCAGCTGATATCTAACAAGTTTTTGTGCGATGGCTATGCGGCGGACGACGGAGCGGCTCTTCATTTCGTAAATGATCAGCTTGTTCAGACCGTAAGTTCAAGACCGGGTGCAAAGGCATATCGGGTGATGATGGGGGAACATGGGATATCAGAAACCCCGTTGCAGGTCAAATATTTGGATTGA
- a CDS encoding ABC transporter permease, with protein MMKAEAAGSLPKTNAEAVQKKPRKMKYGWMKGLLLPVVIIAIWQIIGGLEMVSATVLPTPVTIILTFKELILSGELLGHLQISIYRAALGFLLGAGLGLIIGILAGFSKRTELYLDPSLQMLRTVPHLAVTPLFILWFGFDEVSKILLIALGAFFPVYINTFNGIRGVDAKLFEVARVLEFKWHQQISKVILPAALPNILLGIRLSLGIAWLGLVVAELMGSSSGVGYMIMDARQFSQTNKVFAGIIIFAVVGKLTDSFVRLLERKLLKWRNSYEG; from the coding sequence ATAATGAAAGCAGAGGCTGCAGGCTCGCTGCCAAAAACAAATGCGGAAGCGGTGCAAAAAAAGCCCCGAAAGATGAAATATGGCTGGATGAAGGGACTGCTGCTGCCCGTTGTCATCATTGCCATCTGGCAGATCATCGGCGGTCTTGAGATGGTGTCCGCTACAGTGCTGCCAACGCCCGTTACGATTATTCTGACGTTTAAAGAGCTTATTTTGTCTGGTGAACTGTTGGGCCATCTGCAAATCAGCATCTATCGGGCAGCGCTTGGGTTTTTGCTTGGTGCGGGGCTTGGATTGATCATCGGGATTTTGGCCGGATTCTCCAAACGGACGGAGCTGTATCTTGATCCGTCATTGCAAATGCTTAGAACCGTTCCCCATCTGGCGGTCACACCGCTGTTTATTTTATGGTTCGGTTTTGATGAAGTATCTAAAATTTTGCTGATTGCGCTCGGCGCTTTCTTTCCTGTCTACATCAATACATTTAACGGCATCCGCGGGGTTGACGCGAAGCTGTTTGAAGTCGCTCGGGTGCTTGAATTTAAATGGCATCAGCAGATTTCCAAAGTGATTCTGCCGGCAGCCCTGCCGAATATATTGCTCGGCATTCGCTTATCACTCGGCATTGCATGGCTCGGGCTTGTTGTAGCAGAGCTGATGGGCTCCAGCTCAGGAGTTGGATACATGATCATGGATGCGAGACAGTTTTCACAAACAAACAAAGTCTTTGCCGGGATTATCATCTTTGCGGTGGTTGGAAAGCTGACGGATTCCTTTGTCAGGCTGCTTGAACGAAAACTATTAAAATGGAGAAACAGTTACGAAGGATAA
- a CDS encoding B3/B4 domain-containing protein translates to MNIKIDSVITERAASLLAAAVIYENIEVGSSPQMLKGRLRLFQESLFFDFADGGISDEPFVKEWRELFKQLNPSFEGETTPMEDMLIPISKEQFMESKDSAHDTIDFFALKYSLPIMIYDAGKLHEQVRISLGEKENILIFSDENGVFGDFKNSVNLYPVSNETKNMLQIIFFPPSIEKNSAVKLLSSLTKMFEQIHGGAHTVHWLT, encoded by the coding sequence GTGAATATCAAAATTGATTCTGTTATTACCGAACGTGCGGCCAGCTTACTTGCGGCGGCTGTAATTTATGAGAATATCGAAGTCGGCTCCTCTCCGCAAATGCTGAAAGGCAGGCTTCGCCTATTTCAAGAATCGCTGTTTTTCGACTTTGCGGACGGCGGAATATCCGATGAACCATTCGTCAAGGAATGGCGGGAACTCTTTAAACAGCTTAACCCGTCATTTGAGGGAGAAACAACCCCAATGGAGGACATGCTGATCCCGATATCCAAAGAACAATTCATGGAAAGCAAGGATTCAGCCCATGACACCATCGATTTTTTCGCATTAAAATATTCTCTGCCCATTATGATTTATGATGCCGGCAAGCTTCACGAACAAGTCCGGATCTCATTGGGAGAAAAAGAAAACATATTGATTTTCTCTGATGAAAACGGCGTATTTGGCGATTTTAAAAACAGCGTCAATCTCTATCCCGTTTCAAACGAGACCAAGAACATGCTGCAAATCATCTTTTTCCCGCCATCCATTGAGAAAAACAGCGCTGTAAAACTCTTATCATCATTAACGAAAATGTTTGAACAAATTCACGGCGGCGCCCATACAGTACATTGGCTTACGTAA